One region of Rhizoctonia solani chromosome 9, complete sequence genomic DNA includes:
- a CDS encoding Retrotransposable element Tf2 protein, whose product MEPEPTLSALLEAIAALTSQVGSLQDQVKSQGKQIIQLVAICKETNNLVGDKDQGGAQAKPGPSTGPVTPPTHTGGETHTPGTVRPGLKAPFRPSRGMGFDSEEEEEPRRVPKKEPQGTPRRHLGSLTPFDAGSSIKQPKMDLPDPYKGETRGRKATQWLDQMLLWVALHRDQFDEEEQMVVWILYHMTDKAADWALPLIGAIIKGKGNPPTTITALLAKFKEAFANPNAKQAAARKIAALSQSTTTSKYVTEFRNLMAELDWNEEAYIAQFTQGLHWKVKELLSTKDNIPDKLEAIFAASIKIDNTCHKNKENQPKKQPAKSPATVATSTTTTRVCLSKDPNYVTPEERDHCCASGLCVKCGQKGHGIKQCPNGWKATIKEAAKPLTPKKDIVDSNIEFVSVGLDSNKKPLLFIDLYVQNSLAEPLKTLIDSGATLNFISPLIVEKYKIPKTQLKNPQVVRMLDGTISQTGCIWHQVQLAVLANGHPHTVPFLVCPIGNTPAILGMTWLTQESPLIDWNQGTITFPDQIQIALEEEANPNPLADLPTEYHKFARVFGEEEFKVLPLHREYNIAIDLVPDAKLSPGPIYSMTDAESKALKQHIDEELAMGKIRPSTSSAGAPVMKPNNVTHKNVYPLPRQDNLMTKLRHAKLFTKLDLRWGYNNVRIKEGDKWKTAFRTKYGLFEYLLMPFGLTNAPAAFQHFMNNLFQDLIDVTVVIYLDDILIFSEKPKDHPSHLFCKLLKCHFHVTTVDYLGIVISPAGFSMDQKKIKAVTSWPTPKMVKQVQAFLGSVARPLHNLTRKETPWSWGNLEEAAFQELKSLVTKSLVLIHSNPNLPYYLETDASGVAMGAILSQQGEDNCLHPVAYMSKSFSGAEANYNTHNKELLAIIKALEEWQIFLEAMDKPIQVFTDHRNLEYWMQAQTFNRRHAQWQIFLSNFNFEIHYCPGKQSGKPDALSRRSDYVDLPTEPEIMLPSEVFANSSEEEVEIVTDICSKLKEDPSLEPIIKVLTEDADNSPPSICKAYWDYNWEEDLLWYCGKLVVPNLETIKEQLLREFHNLPLAGHPGQQRTLELLSRSYWWPGMKSSAKEWVECCPTCQANQRAHALVIALKPLEVPLFPFHTISYDFITGFPKSQGNNAILVVIDSFSKFGHFIPTTKRVSAKGLADLFISHVWKLHGLPVKTISDRGTTFTGKFLRALYQCLGVKPAFSSAYHPESNGQTERATWLPLAEYAYNNAKHSATGKMPFELVYGRNPVMNPSNVPANVPEADLVANTLAQEWQEAESALKMTKERMTRASGVVPEYLIGEKVWLDGKNVELRTNSNKLDPKRLGPFKVTEKISSHAYWLKLPETLKIHNIFYVGLLSKSHESPSQPFPEQPPPETIEGEEEYKVEQIIDSKQQWGKWFYLIKWKGYGPEDNSWEPEELLEHSQEEIKRFNQARLREACDAAKSL is encoded by the exons atggaaccggagccaacccttagcgctctccttgaggctattgCAGCCCTCACtagccaagttgggtccctccaggaccaagtcaagtccCAGGGCAAGCAGATTATCCAGCTtgttgccatatgcaaggaaaccaacaaccttgttggtgacaaagaccaaggaggcgctcaagccaagcctggcccatcaactgggcctgtcactccccccactcatacagggggagaaacccacactccaggaacggttaggcctggactcaaggcccctttccgCCCATCAAGGGGTAtgggctttgactcagaagaagaggaggaaccaAGGAGagtccccaaaaaggagcctcaaggaacgcctaggaggCATCTagggtccctcaccccctttgacgcagggtccagcatAAAGcagcccaagatggacctcccagaTCCTTATAAGGGAGAAACAAGGGGGCGCAAGGCCACACAATGGCTGGACCAAATGCTACTCTGGGTAGCACTTCACAGGGATCAatttgatgaggaggaacagatggttgtATGGATACTGTACCATATGACAGACAAAGCCGCCGACTGGGCACTCCCCCTCATTGGGGctattatcaagggcaagggaaacccCCCAACCACCATCACGGCCTTattggccaaattcaaggaggcatttgccaATCCCAATGCCAAGCAGGCCGCAGCTAGGAAGATTGCAGCACTCTCCCAATCCACAACCACCTCCAAGTACGTCAcagagttccgcaatctcatggcggaattagactggaatgAGGAGGCCTACATTGCACAGTTCACGCagggcctccactggaaggtcaaggaattATTGTCAACAAAGGATAATATTCCAGACAAACTTGAGGCAATTTTTGCAGcctcaatcaaaattgacaacacttgccacaaaaacaaggagaaccagccaaagaagcaacccgccaagtccccagccaccgtggccacctccaccaccactaccagGGTCTGTCTCTCCAAGGACCCTAATTATGTCACACCAGAAGAGAGGGACCATTGctgcgcgtctggcctttgtgtcaagtgcggccaaaaagggcatggcatcaaacaatgccccaatggttggaaagctacaatcaaggaagcagccaag CCCTTGACTCCCAAAAAggacattgtagatagtaatatagaatttgtatctgtgggacttgattcaaataaaaaacccctaCTATTTATTGATCTATACGTCCAAAATTCCTTGGCAGAACCCTTGAAAACCCTCATagattcaggagccacattgaatttcatctcccctttgattgtggaaaaatacaaaattccaaaaacccaactcaaaaatccacaagttgtgagaatgttagatggtacaatttcccagactggttgcatttggcaccaggtccaactTGCAGTTTTGGCCAACGGCCACCCACACACTGTTCCCTTCCTAGTCTGTCCCATTGGGAACACACCcgccatacttggcatgacatggctcactcaggagtcacccctCATAGATTGGAACCAAGGCACCATCACCTTCCCAGACCAGATCCAGATagccttggaggaagaagccaaccccaacccaCTGGCAGACTTACCCACAGAATATCACAAATTTGCCAGGGTATTTGGtgaagaggaattcaaggtccttcCCCTGCACAGGGAATACAATATTGCCATTGACCTAGTCCCTgacgccaaactctcccctggACCTATctacagcatgactgatgcagaatccaaggcacttaagcaacatattgatgaggaattggcaatgggcaagatccgccctagtacttcctcagcaggtgccccagtcat gaagcCCAACAATGTTACCCACAAGAATGTTTACCCACTCCCTAGACAGGACAATCTCATGACCAAGCTCAGGCACGCAAAACTGTTCACTAAACTAGACCTACGCTGGGGATACAATAacgtcaggatcaaggaaggggacaaatggaaaacagctttcagaaccaaatacggcctatttgaatacctattgatgccctttggtctgaCAAACGCACCGGCAGCTTTCcagcattttatgaacaatcTGTTCCAAGACCTGATTGATGTCACTGTTGTTATCTACCTGGATGATAtattgatcttctcagagaagcccaaggaccacccatCTCAT ctgttctgcaaattattgaaatgccatttccacgttACCACAGTAGACTACCTAGGAattgtcatctccccagCTGGATTTTcaatggatcagaagaagatcaaAGCAGTTACATCATGGCCTACCCCCAAAATggtcaaacaagtccaagccttcctagg CTCTGTTGCACGGCCGCTCCACAACCTGacaagaaaggaaaccccttggtcatggggcaacCTAGAAGAAGCCGCTTTCCAGGAGCTTAAATCCTTGGTCACCAAATCTCTGGTCTtgatccattccaaccccaacTTACCCTACTACCTTGAAACGGATgcgtcaggagtagccatgggagcaatccttAGTCAGCAAGGGGAAGATAACTGCCTACACCCAGTggcatatatgtccaaatcatTCTCTGGCGCTGAGGCTAATTACaatacccacaacaaggaactcctggcaataatcaaggcattggaggaatggcagattttcctagaagcaatggataaaccaatccaggttttcacagatcacagaaacctggagtactggatgcaggcacaaacCTTCAACCGGAGACATGCGCAATGGCAAattttcctgagcaatttcaactttgaaattcaTTATTGTCCAGgcaaacaatcaggaaaaccagacgccctgtcAAGAAGGTCAGATTATGTAGACCTCCCCACAGAACCAGAAATCATGCTACCATCAGAAGTCTTTGCAAACtcatcagaagaggaagttGAGATTGTCACAGACATTTGTTCTAAGCTCAAAGAAGACCCATCACTTGAACCCATCATCAAAGTCCTGACAGAAGACGCAGACAACTCACCTCCGTCCATTTGCAAAGCCTACTGGGATtacaactgggaagaagacttACTATGGTATTGTGGGAAATTGGTAGTGCCCAACTTGGAGACCATCAAAGAACAGCTATTGAGGGAATTTCACAACTTGCCCCttgcaggacacccaggccaacaaaggacTCTAGAGCTCCTCAGCCGCagctactggtggccaggcatgaagtCATCAGCaaaggaatgggttgaatgttgcccaacctgccaagccaaccaacgtGCACATGCCCTGGTTATTGCCCTGAAACCCCTGGAAGTCCCGTTGTTCCCCTTTCACACTatatcctatgacttcatcaccgGATTTCCCAAGTCACAGGGTAACAACGCCATCCTAGTGGTCAtagactccttctccaaatttgggcatttcatcccaaccacaaagaGGGTCTCAGCAAAAGGGTTAGCGGACTTGTTCATCTCCCACGTGTGGAAACTTCATGGTCTACCAGTCAAGACAATATCAGACAGGGGAACCACTTTCACAGGAAAGTTCCTAAGGGCTCTCTACCAATGTCTTGGGGTGAAACCAGCCTTTTCATCAgcttaccacccagaatccaacggacaaacggaaagg GCAACCTGGCTACcattggcagaatatgcttacaacaacgccaaacaCTCTGCCACAGGGAAAATGCCCTTTGAGTTAgtctatggaagaaatccagTCATGAATCCTTCCAATGTCCCGgcaaatgtcccagaagcagacctggTAGCCAACACTCTGGCCCAAGAATGGCAAGAAGCAGAATCAGCACTCAAAATGACAAAGGAACGCATGACAAGAGCATCAGGAGTAGTGCCAGAATACTTGATAGGAGAAAAGGTTTGGCTGGACGGAAAAAATGTGGAGCTCAgaacaaactccaacaaactggacccaAAACGCCTAGGCCCATTCAAAGTGacagaaaaaatctccagtcatGCCTATTGGCTAAAACTCCcagaaaccctgaaaatccacaacatATTCTACGTGGGTTTATTGTCCAAAAGCCATGAATCTCCCAGccaaccattcccagaacaaccccctccagagacaatagaaggagaagaggaatacaaggtggaacagatcattgattCCAAACAACAATGGGGTAAATGGTTctatttgatcaaatggaagggatatggcccagaagacaattcctgggaaccagaagaactgttggaacacagccaggaagagatcaagcgctttaaccaagctagactcagagaggcttgtgacgccgccaagagcctttag
- a CDS encoding Retrotransposable element Tf2 protein: protein MLDGSSPQAGKIWKKAVLTFSFDGKKMTETFLICNTGSHAAILGLKWLDAHNPEIDWNTRTLTFPHTTPEHVAIAKEEEADKNPLEGVPSKYHQYAKVFGEEEFNKLPPHQHYDIGIKLTEEGPLNLPLYSMTDAESATLKDWLRDKLKAGKIRPSKSSISSPVMFTKKNVYPLPRPDDLMAQLRGAKVFTKLDLRWGYNNVRVKEGNEWKTAFCTKYGLYKSLVMTFGLTNAPAAFQHFMNKLFKDLLDVCIIIYLDDILIYSKDDASHTQHVHEVLRRLLENQLFCKASKCMFHVTSVEYLGIIVSDKGFSLDKLKIQAVQEWPTPTKVKEVQSFLGFANFLRQFVANFSHMARPLHNLVKKDTAWNWGPKEQEAFQGLKDAITNAPVLCHADPAKPYFLETDTSGAALGSILSQRQEDGRLHPLGFLSELFKGAEQNYDTHDKELLAIIRSFEYWRIFLEGTAHPITIFTNHRNLEYWKESRTFNRRHAQWHLLLAGYNFQIVYRPRKQSGKPDALSRRSDHADIPPADQTMLPDPVFANVVLVLPEKELQRQIEQSLDQDKSLEEILQFLQNESKAPPSIKQAFKDYEMEAGLLFYQGQIVVPDAGTLRTDLLRIFHNSPLAGHPGRQQTLELVLRNYYWPGIRANTYWHVDSCETCQQIRKPKYASIPPQPLELPTRPWQHVSYNMIVDLPKDGNYDSILVIIDSFTKYGIFVKCSKKLKAPELAELFLEHVWKRHGMPEKTVSDRGRVFNNKFLKALYKRLGIDPHFSLAYHPQSDGQTEQVNPSIKHFLRAYSGVNQQDWTKWLPMAEFAYNNAVHSSTGKTPFKALYGWEPTLTPSNVPTDVPEADKLAQTMEAQWKEVESALRQAKQRMTAGESGSPTEFKIGEEAWLDAKNVNLKTLSPKLTEQRLGPFKVTEKISDRAYRLELPPTMRIHNVFYVGLLSKVKRDKKCAFKNRPPPVTVDGEEEYKVEGITDAEERNGKWFFQVKWKGYGSKENTWEP, encoded by the exons atgcttgatgggtcgagcccccaggctggcaaaatctggaagaaggcagttcttaccttctcctttgatggcaagaaaatgacagagaccttccttatatgTAACACAGGTTCTCATGCGGCCATCctaggattgaaatggttggatgcccacaacccggagattgattggaacacgcGCACCCTCACCTTCCCTCATACAACCCCtgaacacgtggccattgccaaggaggaagaagcagataagaatcctcttgaaggagtaccctccaagtaccatcaatacgccaaggtatttggagaagaagaattcaacaagcttcctcctcaCCAACACTATGACATTGGAATCAAACTTACGGAAGAGGGCCCCCTGAATTTGCCCCtttatagcatgactgatgccgaGTCTGCCACACttaaggattggctcagagacaaactcaaggctgggaagatccgtcccagtAAATCCTCAATTAGCTctcctgtcatgttt ACTAAGAAAAACGTATACCCGCTACCCCGTCCggatgaccttatggcccagctccgcggtgccaaggtcttcaccaaactagacctgagatggggttacaacaacgtccgggtcaaagaaggcaacgaatggaaaacggccttctGCACCAAATACGGCCTATACAAGTCCTTGGTAATGACTTTTGGTttaacaaacgcccctgccgcctttcagcacttcatgaacaaactgttcaaagacttactggatgtatgcatcatcATATACCTAGATGATATCTTGATTTATTCAAaagatgacgcatcccacacccaACACGTCCATGAGGTCCTACGGCGCTTATTAGAAAACCAACTGTTTTGCAAGGCCTCAAAATGCATGTTCCATGTCACTTCCGTGGAATACTTGGGGATCATTGTATcagataagggtttcagcttggacaaactcaaaatccaagcAGTTCAGGAATGGCCAACACCCACAAAGGTTAAGGAAGTACAATCTTTCCTGGGGTTTGCAAATTTCCTCCgccaatttgttgccaactttagccacatggccaggccgctacacaacctggtcaagaaagatACGGCTTGGAATTGGGGTCCTaaagaacaagaagctttCCAGGGTTTAAAGGATGCtattaccaatgccccggTCCTATGCCACGCCGATCCTGCCAAACCTtatttcctggaaacagacacCTCAGGTGCGGCCTTAGGGtctatactcagccaacgccaggaagacgGACGGTTACATCCCTTAGGATTCCTATCAGAATTGTTCAAGGGAGCGGAACAAAACTATGATacccacgacaaggaactattgGCTATCATACGatcctttgaatactggcgtatattcctggaaggaactgcACACCCAATCACCATATTTACCAATCACCgcaatctggagtactggaaggaatcaagaaccttcaaccgtcgccacgcacaatggcaccttcTACTAGCCggatacaacttccagattgtctaTCGCCCcaggaaacaatcagggaaaccggATGCACTTTCACGCCGCTCAGATCACGCCGACATCCCTCCAGCtgaccaaaccatgctcccagaccctgtctttgccaacgttgTGCTAGTCTTACCAGAAAAGGAATTACAACGTCAGATTGAGCAAtccctagaccaagacaagtccttggaggaaatcctccaattcctccaaaacgaATCAAAGGCACCACCTTCCATCAAACAAGCATTCAAGGACTATGAAATGGAAGCCGGGTTgttattctaccaaggacaaattgtagtaCCAGATGCAGGCACCCTAAGGACAGACTTGCTACGGATATTCCACAATAGCCCCTTAGCTGGACATCCTGGTAGACAACAAACCCTGGAATTGGTCTTGCgcaactactactggcctggcatccgtgcCAACACttattggcatgtggactcctgtgaaacatgtcaacaaatcaggaagcccaagtatgcgtctatcccacctcagccccTAGAACTTCCAactagaccctggcaacacgtttcttacaacatgattgtggactTACCAAAGGACGGAAACTACGactcaatcctggtcatCATTgatagcttcaccaagtacgggatatttgtcaaatgctccaagaaactgAAAGCCCCGGAACTAGCGGAAttattcctggaacacgtatggaaacggcACGGCATGCCCGAGAAAACGGTCTCAGATAGAGGGAGAGTGTTCAACAATAAGTTCCTGAAGGCGCTGTACAAACgtctgggaatagacccccacttctccttggcatatcacccccagagcgacggacagacagaacaagTCAACCCATCCATCAAACATTTCCTCAGGGCATACTCAGGAGTCAACCAACAAGACTGGACTAAGTGGCTgccaatggcagaatttgcgtacaacaacgctGTGCACAGTAGTACTGGGAAGActcctttcaaggccttatacggatgggaacccaccttaaccccatccaacgtacccacagatgtcccagaagcggacaaacttgcccaaacaatggaagcgcaatggaaggaagtagaaTCGGCCCTCCGGCAAGCCAAGCAACGGATGACAGCCGGAGAAAGCGGAAGCCCAACGGAATtcaaaattggagaagaagcttggcttgacgccaagaatgtcaacctcaaaaccttaaGTCCCAAACTGACAGAACAACGTTTGGGCCCGTTCAAGGTTaccgagaaaatctccgaccgcgctTACCGGCTTGAACTACCCCCAACAATGCGCAttcacaacgtcttctacgtGGGGCTTCTatctaaggtcaaaagggacaagaaaTGCGCCTTCAAGAACCGcccaccaccagtcaccgtggatggggaagaagaatacaaggtggaagggatcacTGATgctgaagaaaggaacgggaaatggttcttccaagtcaaatggaagggctacggATCCAAAgagaacacatgggaaccttga
- a CDS encoding Retrotransposon-derived protein PEG10 encodes MATRSRSAARPPSPLNQGELGPALPATANEPRSLKPEVYGEISLSRAISLLLGLQNQVIRLERELKEIKEVNKEAQDWMGAVDQTLTCIKVSGGPQPHTPEDRKPPAVKATPRPIPKTNPLPAPSAPLISWANPTKPPLTFAQPTPVQAPPRVHTPAPPTPIRLHSPIVPQSTAPVAAYQAPVKVDHPDAYTGKIGNESRQWLTRMMAWVCLNQQMFPTDQEVLSFLLMNMKDAAGAWAHPHLNQLGSHRALIQTVDEFKTEFLAAFGNPDATQAAERQITNLTQTGTCAEYITKFRTIAMDLDWNNAALRGQFARGLHWEVSRLIATQERRPTTLLELQNAALVIDNALRKERASHPPKGNKSGASTTPNRGASTGQQATRPGRLSSNPNFVSEEERNRRRAEGLCIKCGRTGHKFAECRTGWKATPKEEGIKKEAAKIGKESRPESGKD; translated from the coding sequence atggcaacccgctcccggagcGCCGCTCGTCCCCCgtcccctctcaatcaaggagagttgggacccgctcttccggcaaccgcCAATGAGCCAAGAAGCCTCAAACCAGAGGTCTACGGGGAAATCTCCCTCAGCCGGgcaatctccctcctcctgggattgcaaaaccaagtcatccggcttgagcgggaactcaaggaaatcaaggaagtcaacaaggaagcccaagactggatgggagcagtcgACCAGACCCTCACTTGTATCAAGGTTAGCGGGGGGCCCcaaccccacacaccagaagaccggaaacccccggcagtcaaggccacgcccaggcccatacccaaaaccaaccctcttccagcgcctagtgcgcccctcatcTCCTGGGCTAACCCCACCAAACCCCCCCTTACCTTTGCTCAACCAACCCCCGTCCAGGCTCCCCCAAGAGTCCATACTCCCGCTCCGCCTACGCCTATCAGGCTCCACTCCCCCATTGTCCCTCAATCAACGGCTCCAGTAGCTGCTTACCAAGCCCCCGTTAAAGTAGATCACCCTGACGCTTATACAGGGAAAATTGGAAACGAGTCGCGtcaatggctcacaaggatgaTGGCATGGGTCTGCCTTAATCAACAAATGTTCCCTACTGATCAAGAGGTACTCTCattcctcttgatgaacatgaaggacgcagcaggagcatgggcacacccccacctcaatcaacttgggtcccacagggccctgATTCAAACCGTTGACGAGTTTAAGACAGAGTTCCTGGCCGCATTTGGTAACCCGGACGCCACACAAGCCGCCGAGCGGCAAATTACaaaccttactcagacaggcacctgtgctgagtacattacaaagttcaggaccattgccatggacctggactggaacaatgccGCCCTccgtgggcaatttgcacgtggcctccattgggaggtcagccgtctCATTGCCACTCAAGAACGGCGCCCtaccaccctccttgagctgcagaatgcggctctggtcattgacaacgccctccgcaaagagcgcgccagccacccgcctaagggtaataagtctggtgcctccactacccccaacaggggggcaagtaccggccaacaggccacaagaccagggcgtctatccagcaatcccaactttgtctccgaggaggagcgcaaccgccgcagggctgaaggcctttgcatcaaatgcggaaGGACAGGGcacaaatttgcggaatgccgcaccggctggaaagccacgcctaaggaggaaggcatcaagaaagaagccgccaagattggcaaagagtctagacctgaatcgggaaaagactaa